GCGGCGGGCGCCCTGGCGTGAGCCGATCAGCCCCTCGGCGGTCAGTGCCGCCACGGCCTGGCGGACCGTGCCGCGGGAGACGCCGTAGTGCGCCGCGAGGTCGGTTTCGGCGGGCAGCCGCGCGCCGACCGCGTACTCTCCGCGGTCGATCGCCCGGCGCAGCTCGTCGGCGATCTCCTCGTGCAGCGCGGCCATGCTTCCCCTCGGCGTCGACAGCTGTACACAGCCTGACCAGCCTAGTCGACCTGCAGGGCTGCTCGGCGGCAGTCGCAACTGTGCGTGAAATCGGGGCTCAGGGTTTCGCCAGTGTTTACGAAGGGGACACCAGCGGCGTGCGTACTGAGGCGAACTTGTTCAGACAAGTTCGCCTCATCTCCTGCATTCTCGCGCGTCCCCTGGAGAAGCCGTGACCGTGCCCCTGCCGAGAACCGCCGTCCGCGGCGGTGTCCTCGCCGCCCTCGCCGCCCTCGCACTGAGCGCCTGTGGCGCCGCCCCCGAGACCACCTCCACCACCGCCGACGGCAAGAACGCCGCCACCGCCACCTCCGCCGCCGACTTCGGCGGACTCGACGCGCTGGTGAAGGCGGCCAAGAAGGAGGGCACGCTCAACGCCATCGCGCTGCCCCGCGACTGGGCCAACTACGGCGCCCTCATAGACGGCTTCCAGAAGAAGTACGGCATCAAGGTCGCGGTCGAGAACCCGGACGGCGCGAGCCAGGACGAGATCAACGCCGTCACCTCGCGCAAGGGCCAGGACCGCGCGCCGGACGTCCTCGACCTCGGCAGCTCCTTCGCGCTGAGCGCCGCCCAGCAGGGGCTGCTCGCCCCCTACAAGGTGGCCTCCTTCGCGGACATCCCCGAGGGCCAGAAGGACGCGCAGGCCCGCTGGTACAACGACTACGGCGGCTACATCTCCATCGGCTGCGACGCCAAGCGCGTCAAGACCTGCCCCACCACCTTCGCGGACCTCCTCAAGCCGCAGTACAAGGGCCAGGTCGCCCTCAACGGCAACCCCACCAAGTCCGGCTCCGCGTTCGGCGGCGTCTACGCGGCGGCCCTCGCGAGCGGCGGCTCCTTCGACGACATCCAGCCCGGCCTCGACTTCTTCGCCAAGCTGAAGAAGAACGGCAACTACACTCCCGTCGAGTCGACCCCGGCCACCGTCGAGAAGGGCGAGACGCCCATCAGCATCGACTGGGACTACCTCAACGCCGGATACGCCGACGAGTTCACGTCCAAGGGCGTCGACTGGAAGGTGTCCGTCCCGAGCGACGGCCAGTTCTCCCAGTACTACTCCCAGGCGATCAACAAGGACGCCCCGCACCCGGCGACGGCCCGCCTGTGGCAGGAGTACCTCTACAGCGCCGAGGGCCAGAACCTGTGGCTCAAGGGGTACGCCCGTCCGGCCCTGATGACCGCCATGGAGAAGGCCGGCACCCTCGACAAGACGGCGGCCGCCAAGCTGCCCGAGGTCTCCGGGGCGCCCTCCTTCCCGACCGAGACCCAGCAGAGCAAGGCCAAGACGGTCCTCGGGCAGGGCTGGGCCAAGGCCGTCTCCGGATGACCACCACCGCCGTACGGGTCGACACGGCGGCCGCCGCTCCGGTGAAGCGGCGGCGCCGTGCCCTCGGCTGGCTCGCGGTCGTCCCGCTGCTCGCCTTCACCGCGCTCGCCTTCGGGCTGCCCGCCGTGGCCATGCTCGACGGCGCGTTCACCGCCAAGGACCCGGCCACCGGCGGCACCTCCTACACGGTCGACAACCTGACGGCCTCCCTGCGGGGCGCGTACCTGACGGCCCTGCTCGGCAGCGTGAAACTGTCCGCCGTGTCGGCCTTCCTGGGAGCCCTGCTCGGGCTGCCGCTCGCCCAGGCCGTCGTGACCTCCCGCTTCCGCGCGCTGCGCGAGGCCGTGCTCACCGCGTCCGGGGTGCTGGCCAACTTCGGCGGCGTCCCGCTCGCCTTCGCCTTCGTCGCCACGCTCGGCAACGCCGGTGTGCTGACCCGGCAGTTCGGTCTCACCGACCGGGGCTGGGACCTGTACAGCTTCTGGGGACTGGTGATCGTCTACCTGTACTTCCTGATCCCGCTGATGGTGCTCACCATCACCCCCGCCCTGGAGGGACTGCGCTCCCAGTGGCGTGAGGCGGCCCAGAACAACGGCGCGACGTCCGCCCAGTACTGGCGGCACGTCGCCCTGCCCGTTCTGCTGCCCTCGCTCCTCGGCGGCCTCGTGCTGCTCTTCGGCAGCGCCTTCGCCGCGTACGCCACCGCCGCGGCCATGGTGGGCAGCTCCATCCCGCTGGTCACCCTCCAGATCGCGGACGCCATCTCCGGCAACGTCCTCGTCGGGCAGGAGAACGTGGCGCTCGCCCTCAGCCTCGACATGGTCCTGGTCGCCGGACTGGTCATGGCCGTGTACCTGCCCCTGCAACGACGGAGCGCGCGATGGCTCGCCTGAACCTGTGGCGGTGGGGTGTCCTCGGCCTCGCCGGACTGTACTTCCTGGTGCCGCTGGCCGCGTCGGTCGTCTTCACCGTCGACGTGCCCGGACAGGGCGTCACCTTCGACGCCTACACACAGATCTTCTCCACCGCGGGCTTCGGGTCCAGCCTGCTGCTCTCCCTGGAGCTGGCCGCCGCCACCATCGCCGTCGTCCTGCTCCTGATGGTGCCCGCCATGGTGGCGCTGCGGCTCGGCTCGCCCCGGCTGCGGCCGGTCGTCGAGGTGGTGTGCGCGCTGCCGCTGGTGGTGCCGCCCATCGCCTTCGTCGCCGGCATCGGGACGGTCCTGAAATGGGGGCCCGAACACCTCTCGCGTACCCCCCTCTTCCAGACGTTCGTGGCCATCCAGGACCCCGGCTTCCCCGTCGTCCTCGTGCTGGCGTACGTGGTGATGGCGTTGCCGTTCGTGTACCGCGCCCTGGACGCGGGGCTGCGCTCCGTCGATGTGCGCACCCTCGTCGAGGCCGCCCGCAGCTGTGGCGCCGGCTGGCCCCAGGCGCTGGTCAGGGCCGTGCTGCCCAACCTGCGCGGCGCGCTGCTCAACGCCTCCTTCCTCACGCTGGCCCTGGTGCTCGGCGAGTTCACCGTGGCGCAGCTGCTCGGCTTCCGGCCCTTCGCCGTGTGGATCGTGAACGTCAGCGGCTCGCAGGCCCAGATGTCCGTCGCCGTGTCCGTGCTCAGCCTGCTCGTGACCTGGGCACTCCTTCTCGTCCTCGCCGGTTTCGGCGGGCGCACCCGTCCTACTTCCCGGGGATGAACCCATGACCGTGCTCGATACGACAGCGACGAAGGCCGCGAAGCAGGCGGCGACCGTCGAGTTCCGGGGACTGCGAAGGGAGTTCGGCCCGACCGTCGCCCTCGACGGCCTCGACCTCACCGTCCCGCCGGGTGAACTCCTCGCCCTGCTCGGCCCCTCCGGCTGCGGCAAGACCACCGCGCTGCGGGTGCTCGCCGGATTCGAACACCCCGACTCCGGTGCGGTGCTCGTCGACGGCGAGGACGTCACCCGGGTTCCGGCCCACCGCCGGGACGCCGGGATGGTCTTCCAGTCCTACAGCCTCTTCCCGCACCTCGACGCGCTCGACAACGTGGCCTTCGGGCTGCGGATGCGCAAGGTGCGCAGCGCCGAACGGCGGGCGCGAGCCGCGGAGTTGCTGGAGCTGGTGGGACTCGCCGACAAGGGTGCGCGGTTCCCGCACCAGCTCTCGGGCGGTCAGCAGCAGCGCATCGCGCTGGCCCGGGCGCTCGCCCTGCGACCGCGGGTCCTGCTCCTCGACGAGCCGCTCTCCGCGCTCGACGCCAAGGTGCGGCTGACCCTCCGCGAGGAGATCCGGCGGCTCCAGCAGGAGCTCGGCATCACCACCCTGTTCGTCACCCACGACCAGGAGGAGGCCCTGTCCATGGCGGACCGGGTCGCCGTGATGCACGCCGGACGGCTCGAGCAGTGCGCCGCCCCGGCCGAGTTGTACGGCAGGCCGGCCACGGCCTTCGTCGCCGAGTTCGTGGGCACGACGAGCCGGATACCGGGACACCTGGACGGCGACACCGTCGAGGTGCTCGGGCGTCGGCTGCCCGTCGACGGCCGGGTGCCGGCCGTCACCGAGGTGGACGTCCTGGTGCGGCCGGAGGCGGTGCGGGTGCGGGCCGAGGACGCCGGGAGCGCCCGCGTGGTCGCCACCTCCTTCCTGGGCGCGGCCGTTCGGCTCACCGTCCGGCTCGCCGACGCCACCGAGGTGAAGGCCGACCTGCCCGCCCACGAGGCAGCCGGGCTCGCGGCGGGGACCGCGGTGACCGTGTCGCTGCCGGACCGCCCGGTGCTCGTGGCCGAACGTGCTTCCTGATCCCGTGCCGAAAGAGGAAACCGTGACCCGACTCCCGCTCCAGGCCGCCCTGTTCGACATGGACGGCACGCTCGTCGACACCGAGCGGCTCTGGTGGGAGGCGGTGGAACGGGTCGCCGGACGGCCGCTGACCGAGACGGACCGGCCGGAGGTGCTCGGCCGCCCCGTCGAGCACACCGCCCACTGGCTGGCCGCCGGCACCGGACGGCCCGCGGCGGGCCTCGCCGAGGCGCTGCACCGAGAGTTCGCGGACCGCGTCCGCGCCGGCATAGTGCCGCGCCCCGGCGCGCTCGCCCTGCTCGACGCCCTGGCCCGGGAGCGCGTGCCGACGGCGCTGGTGACCGCGTCGCCCCGGGCGGTCGCCGACCTCGTGCTCGACGCGCTCGGCGCGAGCAGGTTCGCCGTCACCGTCACCGCCGACGACACCGAGCACACCAAGCCCGCCCCCGACCCCTACCTCGCGGCCTGCCGTGCCCTGGGCGTCGACCCCACGGCCTGCGTGGCCGTCGAGGACACCGAGACCGGGGTGGCCTCCGCCGAGGCGGCCGGCTGCGCGGTCCTGGCGGTGCCCTCGCTCGCGCCGATCGCGCCGGCCCCCGGCCGGACCGTCGTGGCCGGCCTCGAAGGCGTCACCCCTGAGCGGCTGCGCTCCCTGCTGCCGGACCGGCTCCGCGTCATGACGTGGAACCTCTGGCACGGGGGAACCAAGGTCCGCGACCACCGGGCCAAGCAGCTCAAGATCCTCACCGAGGCCGGTGTGGACGTGGTCGGGCTCCAGGAGACGTACGGCAGCGCCGCCGAGGAGCTCGCCGAGGCCCTCGGCTGGCACCACCACCGGGCCGGGGAGAACCTGGGGATCATCAGCCGCCACCCGATCACGGCCGGCCTCGGCGACCCGGACGTGGGCTTCTACGGAGCGGCGGGCGCCCGGATCCGCGTCCGCGGCGGGGAGGTGGACGTGTGGACGGTCCATCTGGACTGCGCGCCCTACGGGCCCTACGAGGCCGCCTTCGACGGGCTCGCCGCAGACGCCCTGACGGCCCACGAGGAGGGCCGGCTCGCACGGCTGGAGGACGCCCTGCGCCGGATCGGAGAAGGCCCCGACCTGCCCGTCGTCCTCGTCGGCGACTTCAACTGCCCCTCCCACCTGGACCGGCCGGACGCCGGATGGCCGGTGACGAGGGCCGCCGAGGAGGCGGGCTTCGCCGACTCCTACCGCGAGGCGCACCCCGACCCCGTGCGGGAGCCCGGTCACACATGGTCCCCGGTGCACGCGGAGCACGAGGACGGCAGCGGCCGGCCGGAACCGCAGGACCGGATCGACTTCGTGCTCCACCGGGGCCTGCGGGTGCTCGACTCGCGGACCCTGGTGACCGGCGGCATCCGGCCGTGGCCGGACGTCGAGGACAACGACTGGCCCTCCGACCACGCCGCGGTGGTCACCACGTTCGCGATCACCCCCACGGCGGTCCCGGGTAAACCGGTGGGCGAGGGGACGTGAAGCGCCTACCATCGATGACATGACCTGGCGACATTGATCCACGACCGGCTCCGACGTCCGTCGACTGACCGCCACGCTCTACGCGTACGCGTTCCTCGACGAGTTCGTGCTCCTGTACCCGGTGTACGCGCTGCTGTTCGCGGACGCCGGGCTGTCCGTCGGGGAGATCTCCTCCCTCTTCGTGCTGTGGTCGCTGACCGGCGTCCTGCTCGAGGTGCCCTCCGGCGCCTGGGCGGACGCCGTCTCCCGACGGCTGCTGCTGTGGACGGGCCCCCTGCTGGGCGCGGCCGGCTTCGCGCTGTGGGTGCTGTTCCCGTCGTACTGGGCCTTCGCGGCCGGCTTCGTCCTGTGGGGCGCCCGTGGCGCGCTGGGCTCCGGCGCGCTGGAGGCACTGGTCTACGAGGAGCTGGACCGGGCCGGCGCCGCCGACCGGTACGCCGGGGTCATGGGGCGCGCGCACGCTCTCGGCCAGGTGGCCGTGATGGCGGCGATGGGACTGGCCGGCCCGGTCTTCGCGGCCGGCGGATACCCGGCCGTCGGCGCGGCCAGCGTGCTGGCGTGCCTGCTCTGCGCCGCGACGGCGACCTGCTTCCCGGAGCACCGCACCCCGGCGTCCGCCGGGAGCGACGGCGGCGACGAGCCCGCCGGCGGCGATGCGGGCGGGGACCGGGGCACGGACGCCGACGGGGGCGAGCGCGACGAGGACCGGGCCCGGACGCCGCGCACCGCACTCTCCCTGCTCACCGGACTGCGCCGGGACCGTCCCCTTCTCGGCGCCCTGCTGCTCGTCCCCGCCGTCACGGCGGTGTGGGGCGCGCTCGACGAGTACACCCCGCTCCTGGTCAGGGAGACCGGGGCGGCGGACGCTGCCGTCCCGTACCTGCTCATGACGATCTGGGCCGGGGTGACGGCGGGCAGTCTGCTGGCCGGTGCGGCGGAGCGCCTCGGCCGCACCGGGCTGGCGGCGGTCCTCGCGGGCGCCGCGCTCGCCCTGGCGGCCGGCGCGCTGACGGGGGCGCAGGCCGGCATCGCCCTCGTCGGCCTCGCCTTCGGCGGCTTCCAGGCGGCGACCGTCCTGGCCGACGTCCGGCTCCAGCAGCGCATCGAGGGCGGCGCACGGGCCACCCTCACCTCGATCGCCGGCCTGGGCACCGAGCTGGTGACCGTCGCGGTGTACGGCGCGTACGGCGTCCTGGGCGCGCGGTTCCCGCACGGCGTCGTGTTCGCCCTGTGCGCGCTGCCGTACCTGGTCACGGCCCTGGCGGTGGGCCGGCGGGGAAGACGGCGAGTGCACTGTCGCGGGGCCGTCGGAGCACGCGGGCGAGGGGGGTGACGCGAGGCCGGGGGAGAGAGGGGGTGACGCGAGGCCGGGGGAGAGAGCAGTGAGTGCTTGATCGGCGGGCCCGGTGAGCGCAGAGGGCGGGGACGGCGCGCAACGAATCGCCGTCCCACCCGTCACGCACGCAACGAACCGCTCACCGTCGCGCAACGGCTCCTCCTTGTCCGGCCCGCGCGGCCGCCCGTACCGTCTAGGTGGCCCCCACAACCACCCTTTCGTCCGGTGAGGATCACGCATGCGCACCGCCCTGCTCCAGAGCTCCGGCCGCCCCGGCTCCGTCGTCGAGAACCTCAAGGTCCTCGACGAGGCCGCGGACCGGGCCGCCGCCACGGGCGCCGGGCTGCTCGTCACGCCGGAGATGTTCCTCACCGGGTACGCCATCGGCGACGACGTCGCCCGCCTCGCCGAGCCCGCCGACGGCGACTCCGCGGACGCCGTCGCCGAGACCGCCGCGCGGCACGGGATCGCGATCGCCTACGGCTACCCGGAGCGCTCCGGCGCGACCGTGTACAACGCGGTCCAGCTGATCTCCGCCGACGGCGGCCGCCTCGCGAACTACCGCAAGACCCACCTCTTCGGCTGCTTCGAGCGCGAGCACTTCGCCGAGGGCGGGCGGCCCGTCGTCCAGGCCGAGCTGAACGGCCTCACCGTCGGCCTCCTGATCTGCTACGACGTCGAGTTCCCGGAGAACGTGCGGGCGCACGCGCTCGCCGGCACCGACCTGCTCGTGGTGCCGACCGCGCAGATGCATCCCTTCCAGTTCGTCGCCGAGTCGATGATCCCGGTGCGCGCCTTCGAGAACCAGATGTACGTCGCCTATGTCAACCGGGTCGGCCGGGAAGGGGAGTTCGAGTTCGTCGGACTCTCCACCCTGGCCGGACCCGACGGCGTCGCCCGGGCGCGCGCGGGCCGCGCCGAGGAGCTGGTCTTCGCCGACGCCGACCCGGTCGCCCTCGCCGCCTCCCGTGAGGCCAACCCCTACCTGCGGGACCGCCGCCCCGGTCTCTACGGGTCCCTGGCCTGACCTCCGCAACGCCGAACGCCGCACATCCTCAGCTCATCTTTGCCGCAAGGAGTCCGCACCCCATGACGTCCACCGTGCCCAACGCCGTCGAGCACGCAGACGAGCAGCAGCCGCCGATCACCATGTTCGGTCCGGACTTCCCGTACGCCTACGACGACTTCCTCGCCCATCCGGCGGGCCTCGGTCAGATCCCGGCGACCGAGCACGGCGCCGAGGTCGCGGTCATCGGCGGCGGGCTGTCCGGCATCGTGGCCGCGTACGAGCTGATGAAGATGGGGCTCAAGCCGGTCGTCTACGAGGCCGACCGCATCGGCGGACGACTGCGCACCGTCGGCTTCGAGGGCTGCGACCCCTCGCTCACCGCCGAGATGGGAGCGATGCGCTTCCCGCCGTCATCGACAGCGCTCCAGCACTACATCGACCTGGTGGGGCTGCAGACCCAGCCGTTCCCCAACCCCCTCGCGGAGGCCACCCCTTCGACGGTCGTCGACCTCAAGGGCGAGTCCCACTACGCCGAGAACATCGACGACCTGCCGCAGGTCTACCGTGACGTCGCCGCCGCCTGGAACACCTGCCTCGAAGAGGGCGCCGACTTCTCCGACATGAACCGGGCCATGCGCGAGCGGGACGTGCCGCGCATCCGCGAGATCTGGGCCGGGCTCGTCGAGAAGCTCGACAACCAGACCTTCTACGGCTTCCTCTGCGACTCCGAGGCCTTCAAATCCTTCCGCCACCGGGAGATCTTCGGTCAGGTCGGCTTCGGCACCGGAGGCTGGGACACCGACTTCCCCAACTCCATCCTGGAGATCCTGCGCGTCGTCTACACCGAGGCCGACGACCACCACCGAGGCATCGTCGGCGGCTCCCAGCAGCTGCCGCTGCGCCTGTGGGAGCGCGAACCGGAGAAGATCGTCCACTGGCCGTACGGCACCTCGCTCAGCTCCCTGCACGAGGGCGGCGAGCCGCGACCCGCCGTGACCCGGCTGCACCGCACCGCGGGTGACCGCATCACCGTGACCGACGCGAACGGCGACATCCGCACCTACCGGGCGGCGGTCTTCACCGCCCAGTCCTGGATGCTGCTGTCGAAGATCGCCTGCGACGACTCGCTCTTCCCGATCGACCACTGGACCGCGATCGAGCGCACCCACTACATGGAGTCCAGCAAGCTGTTCGTGCCCGTCGACCGGCCGTTCTGGCTCGACAAGGACGAGACCACCGGCCGGGACGTCATGTCGATGACGCTCACCGACCGCATGACGCGCGGGACGTACCTGCTCGACGACGGCCCCGACAAGCCCGCCGTCATCTGCCTCTCGTACACCTGGTGCGACGACAGCCTGAAGTGGCTGCCGCTGTCCGCGAACGAGCGGATGGAGGTCATGCTGAAGTCGCTCGGCGAGATCTACCCGAACGTCGACATCAGGAAGCACGTCATCGGCAACCCCGTGACGGTGTCCTGGGAGAACGAGCCCTACTTCATGGGCGCGTTCAAGGCCAACCTCCCCGGTCACTACCGTTACCAGCGGCGGCTGTTCACCCACTTCATGCAGGACCGGCTGCCCGAGGACAAGCGGGGCGTCTTCCTCGCGGGAGACGACATCTCCTGGACGGCCGGCTGGGCCGAGGGCGCCGTGCAGACCGCGCTCAACGCCGTCTGGGGCGTCATGCGCCACTTCGGCGGCGCGACCGACGCCACCAACCCGGGCCCGGGCGACGTGTACGACGAGATCGCGCCCGTGGAGCTCCCGGAGGACTGAGTCACCTGCCGGCGCGCCTCACAGCGGGGTGAGCATCATCCGTCCCGCGAAGCCGACGGCCGTGTCGAGACGGTCGGTGAACTCCACCGCCACGTCGGGGAGTCGGCGCAGCGCCCACAGCGCCCGGGCCGCCGTCCAGGTGGCGTCCCGGGCGCGTTCCAGGCTCCAGGCCCCGAGCAGATGGGTGAGCGGATCGGCGATCTGCAGCAGATCGGGGCCCGGCATCAGCTCTTCGCGGAGCCGCTCCTCCAGCGAGACGAGGAGATCGCCCACGCGATCGAACTCGTCCTCCAGCTCGGCCGGTTCGCAGCCGAGGCTACGACAGGCGTCCACCACGGCGAGCGCGAGGTCGTGCCCGATGTGCGCGTTGATGCCGGCGAGCGCGAACTGCAGCGGACGTACGCCGGGGTGACGGCGGAACTGCAGCAGCGGGCGCCAGCAGGCGGGCGGACGCCGGTCGCCGGGCACCGGATCCACCGCGTCCAGGTAACGCTCGGCGAACCGTACGTCCAGCGTGATCGCGGCGTACGGGTCGGGGAAGCGGCCCCGGTCGACGCGCCGGCCGACCTCCTCGGTCACGGCGAGGTAGACACGGTTGAAGACCGCGACCCCGTCGCGCGCAGGCAGGGCCGCGTCGAGGGCCCGCATCCGGGCGAGCACGCCGTCGAGGCGCGGGTCGGCCGGGCGGACCCCCGCGTCGACGGGAGGGGTGAACTGTTCCGATTGCGGCATGGGGGCAGGGTGGCAGTTCTAGGCTGGCCCGCGTGCCGACGAGCCCGACGCTTCCCCGGAACGGGGGAACGGGACCGTCGCGCGGGAGGGGAACAGCACGGTGTCAGGGGTACGTGAGCGACGGGCCGGGCGGCGCAGCGCCATGGTCCTGGTCGCCTCGGTCGTGGTCGCCCTCGGCGCCGCGGCCGGGATGGTGACCGCGCTCGGCGACGGCGACGAGCGCGGTCATGGCCGCGACACCGACGGCGTCCGGCCGCAGACCGGCGCGACGCTGCTGTCCCCCTCCCCTCCGCCTCTCCCGTCCGCCTCCGCGGCTCCCACCACCGTGTCGCCCACCGCGACGCCGACCCCCTCGGCCGTCCGCCGCGCGGCGCGCGAGCCGCGGACGCCGGCCGCGTCCACGAGCCTGTACCGGCACTCCGAGTCCCAGGTCCTCGACTGGGTCCGCGCCCATCCGGCCGACCCGCGCACCTCCGTGATCGAGTCCCGCATCGCGAACCGGCCGGCCGCGGTGTGGTTCGCCGACTACGCGCCCGGCACGCTCGCCGCACGGGTCCGCGCGGTCACCTCGGGCGCCGCCGCCGAGGGCCGGGTCCCCGTCCTCGTGGCGTACGCGATCCCGGACCGGGACTGCGGCGGCGCCTCCGAGGGCGGCGCGCCCGACCTCGACTCCTACGACGGCTGGATCGACCGGTTCGCCGCCGGGCTCGGCTCCGGTGAGGTGGTCGTCGTCCTGGAGCCGGACTCGATCGCCCAGGCCGACTGTCTCGACGCGGGCGCGCGCGCCGGCCGCTTCGCCGCCCTGGCCCGCGCGGGGCGCGTGCTGAAGGCGGCGAACCCGGCGGCCCGTGTCTACTACGACGCCGGCCACTCCCACTGGAACCCGCCGGCCGAGCAGGCCGCGCTGCTGAAGCAGGCCGGCGCCGCCTCCGCCGCGTCCTCCGACGGGATCTTCAGCAACGTCTCCAACTTCCGCGGCACCGCCGACGAGGCCGCCTACGCGCGCCGGGTGCTGGACGCACTGGGCGGTCCGGCGGGTCTGGGCGCAGTCATCGACACGAGCCGCAACGGCAACGGCGCGCCGGCCGACGACGAGTGGTGCGACCCGGCCGGCCGCAGGATCGGCAGGGCGCCCACCCTGGACACCGGCCAGGCCCGGATCGACGCCTATCTGTGGGTGAAGCTGCCGGGGGAGTCGGACGGCTGCAAGGGGGCGGCGGGCGAGTTCAGCCCCGAGTACGCCTATGAGCTGGCGTCGTCGTAGCTGCTGGCGCCCTCGTCCGGCAGCGGCGGCCCGGTCCTGAGGTGGGCGGCCGCGAACGCGCGCAGCGCGTGGGAGCCGACGACGACGATCGTGCCGAGCGCAGATCGACACGGGCGTTGAGCCAGATCTCCCGTGGACGCGCGGCCGAGGGGCTGCCGGGGCGATCACCAGGGGGAAGGGTGAGCGCCCGCTTAGGGAGCGCATACGATGGGGATCGTCCCCCTCACCTGCACAGGAGCCCCGCCGTGACCGCCGAAGCCCCGCTCGCCCCCGCCGTGTCGTACGGCCGCCTCGTCCCGGTCACCGTCCACTTCGACGACCTGGACGCGCTCGGACTGCTGCACAACGCCCGCTACCCGCTGATGGTCGAGCGCGCCTGGACCCAGCTGTGGCAGGAGTACGGGGTGCGCTTCGAAGGAGACTGGGAGGCGGCCGGCGACGCCTGCAACGCCGTCAAGGAACTCCGCATCAGCTACGAGGCGCCGGTCACGAGGCCCGGCGCGTACGCCGTGCACCTGTGGCTGGAGCGGCTCGGCACCACCGGCCTGACCTACGGCTTCCGCTTCTGTTCGACGGACGGGACGCTCACGTACGCGCGGGGCGCCCGGGTCCTCGTCCGGCTGGACGCGGCGACCATGCGTCCCGCTCCCTGGAGCGAGACCCTCAGGGCCGGGGGTCGGGCACTGCTGCGGCCCGCGGACTGACCTTCGCGCCCGTCCGCTGCCCGCCGCGCAGCACGCCCGCGAAGGCCACGAGCCCGCACGCCAGCACGGTCACCACGACGAACGACACCATCAGGCTGGTCGCCTGGGCGACTCCGCCGATCAGGCTCGGGGCGATCAGCCCGGAGGTGTAGGTGATCGTCGCGACGCCCGCGATGGCCTGACTGGGGTTGGGCCCGCTGTGGCCGGCCGCGGCGAAACACAGCGGCACGACGACCGCGATGCCGAGCCCCATCAGCGCGAACCCGCCGATGGCCACCGCCGGATGCCCCGCGACGACGATCAGCAGCCCGCCGAGCGCGGCCAGCACGCCGCCCGCCCGCACGGTGCGCACCGCGCCGAACCGGTCGACCACCGCGTCTCCCGCGATCCGCGCCACCGCCATCGTGAGCATGAAGCCGGTCGTGCAGGCCGCCGCGACCCCGGCCGACGACTCGAGCCGGTCGCGCAGGTACACCGCCGACCAGTCAAGGCTCGCGCCCTCCGCGAACACCGCGCAGAAGCCGACCGCGCCGATCAGCAGCGCCGGGCGGGGCGGCAGCGCGAACCGCGGGGGCGGCTCCTCGTCCGCGGCCGGCCGGATGTCCAGCACCCACTGACAGACCAGCAGCCCGAGCACGGTGAGGGCGGCCGCGGCCAGCGCGTGGTGCACGCGGGCGTCCACGCCGAGGTGGGCGGCGAGGGTACCGCCGGCCGAGCCGATCAGCGCACCAGCGCTCCACATGCCGTGCAGCCCGGACATGATCGACTTTCCGAGCAGCCGCTCCACCTCGACCCCGAGGGCGTTCATCGCGACGTCCGCCATGCCCGCGGCCGCGCCGTAGGTGAACATCGCCAGGCACAGCGTCGGCAGGTTCGGGGCGAGGGCG
The window above is part of the Streptomyces sp. NBC_00425 genome. Proteins encoded here:
- a CDS encoding ABC transporter permease encodes the protein MTTTAVRVDTAAAAPVKRRRRALGWLAVVPLLAFTALAFGLPAVAMLDGAFTAKDPATGGTSYTVDNLTASLRGAYLTALLGSVKLSAVSAFLGALLGLPLAQAVVTSRFRALREAVLTASGVLANFGGVPLAFAFVATLGNAGVLTRQFGLTDRGWDLYSFWGLVIVYLYFLIPLMVLTITPALEGLRSQWREAAQNNGATSAQYWRHVALPVLLPSLLGGLVLLFGSAFAAYATAAAMVGSSIPLVTLQIADAISGNVLVGQENVALALSLDMVLVAGLVMAVYLPLQRRSARWLA
- a CDS encoding HAD-IA family hydrolase produces the protein MTRLPLQAALFDMDGTLVDTERLWWEAVERVAGRPLTETDRPEVLGRPVEHTAHWLAAGTGRPAAGLAEALHREFADRVRAGIVPRPGALALLDALARERVPTALVTASPRAVADLVLDALGASRFAVTVTADDTEHTKPAPDPYLAACRALGVDPTACVAVEDTETGVASAEAAGCAVLAVPSLAPIAPAPGRTVVAGLEGVTPERLRSLLPDRLRVMTWNLWHGGTKVRDHRAKQLKILTEAGVDVVGLQETYGSAAEELAEALGWHHHRAGENLGIISRHPITAGLGDPDVGFYGAAGARIRVRGGEVDVWTVHLDCAPYGPYEAAFDGLAADALTAHEEGRLARLEDALRRIGEGPDLPVVLVGDFNCPSHLDRPDAGWPVTRAAEEAGFADSYREAHPDPVREPGHTWSPVHAEHEDGSGRPEPQDRIDFVLHRGLRVLDSRTLVTGGIRPWPDVEDNDWPSDHAAVVTTFAITPTAVPGKPVGEGT
- a CDS encoding ABC transporter ATP-binding protein — its product is MTVLDTTATKAAKQAATVEFRGLRREFGPTVALDGLDLTVPPGELLALLGPSGCGKTTALRVLAGFEHPDSGAVLVDGEDVTRVPAHRRDAGMVFQSYSLFPHLDALDNVAFGLRMRKVRSAERRARAAELLELVGLADKGARFPHQLSGGQQQRIALARALALRPRVLLLDEPLSALDAKVRLTLREEIRRLQQELGITTLFVTHDQEEALSMADRVAVMHAGRLEQCAAPAELYGRPATAFVAEFVGTTSRIPGHLDGDTVEVLGRRLPVDGRVPAVTEVDVLVRPEAVRVRAEDAGSARVVATSFLGAAVRLTVRLADATEVKADLPAHEAAGLAAGTAVTVSLPDRPVLVAERAS
- a CDS encoding MFS transporter; this encodes MLLYPVYALLFADAGLSVGEISSLFVLWSLTGVLLEVPSGAWADAVSRRLLLWTGPLLGAAGFALWVLFPSYWAFAAGFVLWGARGALGSGALEALVYEELDRAGAADRYAGVMGRAHALGQVAVMAAMGLAGPVFAAGGYPAVGAASVLACLLCAATATCFPEHRTPASAGSDGGDEPAGGDAGGDRGTDADGGERDEDRARTPRTALSLLTGLRRDRPLLGALLLVPAVTAVWGALDEYTPLLVRETGAADAAVPYLLMTIWAGVTAGSLLAGAAERLGRTGLAAVLAGAALALAAGALTGAQAGIALVGLAFGGFQAATVLADVRLQQRIEGGARATLTSIAGLGTELVTVAVYGAYGVLGARFPHGVVFALCALPYLVTALAVGRRGRRRVHCRGAVGARGRGG
- a CDS encoding ABC transporter permease, whose amino-acid sequence is MARLNLWRWGVLGLAGLYFLVPLAASVVFTVDVPGQGVTFDAYTQIFSTAGFGSSLLLSLELAAATIAVVLLLMVPAMVALRLGSPRLRPVVEVVCALPLVVPPIAFVAGIGTVLKWGPEHLSRTPLFQTFVAIQDPGFPVVLVLAYVVMALPFVYRALDAGLRSVDVRTLVEAARSCGAGWPQALVRAVLPNLRGALLNASFLTLALVLGEFTVAQLLGFRPFAVWIVNVSGSQAQMSVAVSVLSLLVTWALLLVLAGFGGRTRPTSRG
- a CDS encoding ABC transporter substrate-binding protein; the protein is MTVPLPRTAVRGGVLAALAALALSACGAAPETTSTTADGKNAATATSAADFGGLDALVKAAKKEGTLNAIALPRDWANYGALIDGFQKKYGIKVAVENPDGASQDEINAVTSRKGQDRAPDVLDLGSSFALSAAQQGLLAPYKVASFADIPEGQKDAQARWYNDYGGYISIGCDAKRVKTCPTTFADLLKPQYKGQVALNGNPTKSGSAFGGVYAAALASGGSFDDIQPGLDFFAKLKKNGNYTPVESTPATVEKGETPISIDWDYLNAGYADEFTSKGVDWKVSVPSDGQFSQYYSQAINKDAPHPATARLWQEYLYSAEGQNLWLKGYARPALMTAMEKAGTLDKTAAAKLPEVSGAPSFPTETQQSKAKTVLGQGWAKAVSG